One region of Halohasta litchfieldiae genomic DNA includes:
- a CDS encoding DUF5518 domain-containing protein: protein MTNWRAVGIGFVVMVIAGVLATGAPIVGHIGAGIIGGLAAGYVAGGSLTSGAWHGLLAGSIAGVVLTIIFAIVVGVFGLFAGPLGGALGFGGVLVGGLVVTFIFAVDSALAGALGAVFA from the coding sequence ATGACAAACTGGCGAGCGGTCGGCATCGGATTTGTGGTAATGGTCATTGCGGGCGTGTTGGCGACCGGCGCGCCGATTGTCGGCCATATCGGGGCTGGAATCATCGGCGGGTTGGCGGCTGGCTACGTCGCCGGTGGGAGCCTGACAAGCGGTGCGTGGCACGGCCTGTTGGCTGGATCAATCGCCGGCGTCGTCCTCACGATTATCTTTGCAATCGTCGTCGGTGTATTCGGCCTTTTTGCTGGCCCACTCGGCGGCGCGCTCGGCTTCGGTGGCGTGTTGGTCGGTGGCCTCGTCGTGACGTTCATCTTCGCCGTCGACAGCGCGCTGGCTGGCGCACTTGGAGCCGTCTTCGCGTAA
- a CDS encoding MBL fold metallo-hydrolase, whose translation MDLQFLGGAGEVGRSAILVNDSLLLDYGSLTANPPQYPVGNVDPEAVVVSHGHLDHVGAIPSLLSGSSRPEIHWTPPTAELARILARDTLKLHGGTMQCPFTETDVARMGEVDTRHGYGETFDAAGHEITLYNAGHIPGSAHVLVDDGETRLLYTADFHTDDTRLLSGSTARPEADVVLCESTYANVSHDERSDVESRFAETAKTTMWEGGTVVVPAFAIGRTQELLMVCEAHDLECYVDGMGTEVLSMLRQYPDYVRDADALGRAARHAREVTGRDGQRKRIADQNTVIVTTSGMLSGGPAMTYIPEIRTNPVNRISLTGYQVEGTPGRELLETGRCELNGGIYPVSAQTDLFDFSAHADHEGLRGFLEQYEGSTVLVNHGDSCAAFAEELREDGFEAEAPELGETVEY comes from the coding sequence ATGGATCTGCAGTTTCTCGGGGGTGCTGGCGAGGTCGGCCGGAGTGCGATCCTCGTCAACGACTCTCTCTTGTTGGATTACGGCTCGCTGACTGCGAACCCGCCCCAGTACCCCGTCGGCAACGTCGACCCCGAAGCCGTCGTCGTCTCTCACGGCCATCTCGATCACGTCGGTGCGATTCCCTCACTGCTCTCAGGCTCCAGTCGACCCGAAATTCACTGGACACCACCGACTGCCGAACTCGCCCGCATCCTCGCGCGTGATACGCTCAAACTCCATGGCGGGACGATGCAGTGCCCCTTCACCGAGACGGATGTCGCCCGAATGGGCGAGGTCGACACCCGCCATGGCTACGGTGAAACCTTCGACGCGGCGGGCCACGAAATTACCCTTTATAATGCGGGCCATATCCCCGGCTCGGCACACGTGCTGGTCGACGATGGCGAGACCCGACTCTTGTATACGGCTGATTTCCATACTGACGATACGCGGCTCTTGAGCGGGTCGACAGCCCGGCCCGAGGCGGACGTAGTGCTCTGTGAGTCGACCTATGCGAACGTGAGCCACGACGAGCGGTCGGACGTCGAATCGCGGTTTGCCGAGACGGCCAAAACCACGATGTGGGAGGGCGGGACGGTTGTCGTGCCGGCGTTTGCGATTGGCCGGACCCAAGAGTTGCTCATGGTGTGTGAGGCACATGATTTGGAGTGTTACGTCGACGGGATGGGCACCGAAGTGCTGTCGATGCTGCGGCAGTATCCCGACTACGTGCGGGATGCCGACGCCCTCGGTCGGGCTGCACGCCACGCCCGCGAGGTCACCGGCCGCGATGGCCAGCGCAAGCGGATCGCCGATCAGAACACGGTAATCGTCACGACAAGCGGGATGCTCAGCGGTGGGCCAGCGATGACCTACATTCCCGAGATTCGGACCAATCCGGTGAATCGGATCTCGCTGACGGGGTATCAGGTCGAGGGGACGCCGGGGCGAGAGCTGCTGGAGACGGGCCGCTGTGAACTCAATGGTGGGATCTATCCGGTGTCAGCCCAGACGGACTTGTTCGACTTCTCGGCGCATGCGGATCACGAGGGGTTGCGTGGGTTTCTTGAGCAATATGAGGGGTCGACGGTGCTCGTAAATCACGGCGATTCGTGTGCGGCGTTTGCCGAGGAGTTGCGTGAAGATGGGTTCGAGGCGGAGGCTCCGGAACTCGGCGAGACGGTGGAGTATTGA
- a CDS encoding heavy metal translocating P-type ATPase, whose protein sequence is MTADDTDDATHACCDDDCGSSTETSGMESHSASEGTPANDAGETVSLSVPSMDCASCANKVDSSVSKLDGLSEIDPRPTSGTLLVNYDPKVTTVEAIRDRVEAAGYEVEDGDEPHDPTAVWKSSRAIRTGLGALFMLIGVAFEWLVPGANTTLATVFGVDLGLDWLAYVAAAAVAGSEIVRNGYYSIRNLSLDIDLLMTGGILGALAVNLPFEAATLAVLFSVAELLERYSMDRARGSLRELIELSPETATVLENGEERVVPADEVAVGDRVVVRPGEKIPVDGIIQEGQSAIDESPITGESVPADKSAGDEVYAGSLTEGGYLEIETTAPADESTIARVIELVEAAEGKQTDTEQFVDRFAAVYTPIVVVAALATMAIPPLVFGGPFTQWFVRGLTLLVIACPCAFVISTPVSVVSGLTSAARNGVLIKGGTHLEAMGEVEAVAVDKTGTLTTGDLGVTDVIALNGNSDTDVLACAGAIEARSEHPISDAIVDHANRLVGDQTGRKVTNFEAITGEGVRADLDGTTHYAGKPALFADLGFDLEHAHLETDGGLTEHEEEATLQDELSSCDHGSYVDLVSETIPRLQAEGKTVVLVGTEDELEGVIAIADTVRPEAAWAVDRLKKAGIERVVMLTGDNDRTAQAIGREVGVDEVRADLLPEQKVEAVRELREAHEGGVAMVGDGINDAPALATASVGIAMGAAGTDAALETADIALMADDLTRLPYLYELSTTASGVIRQNIWSSLGVKLLLAVGAPLGYVSVLMAIVIGDMGMSLGVTGNAMRLAGVEPEEPESTATG, encoded by the coding sequence ATGACTGCAGATGACACTGACGACGCCACCCACGCCTGCTGTGACGACGACTGTGGCTCGTCGACAGAAACATCTGGGATGGAGAGCCACAGCGCCAGCGAGGGGACGCCAGCGAATGACGCGGGCGAAACCGTCTCGCTGTCGGTGCCGTCGATGGACTGTGCCTCCTGTGCTAACAAAGTCGACTCCAGCGTCTCGAAACTCGACGGGCTCAGCGAGATCGACCCGCGGCCGACCTCGGGGACGTTGCTCGTCAACTACGATCCAAAAGTGACGACAGTTGAGGCGATCCGCGACCGAGTCGAGGCCGCGGGCTACGAGGTTGAAGATGGAGACGAGCCACACGACCCGACCGCGGTCTGGAAAAGCAGCCGGGCGATCAGAACCGGCCTTGGCGCGCTCTTCATGCTGATCGGCGTCGCCTTCGAATGGCTTGTGCCGGGCGCAAATACAACCCTCGCAACCGTCTTTGGCGTCGACCTCGGCCTCGACTGGCTGGCCTACGTCGCCGCGGCCGCGGTCGCTGGCTCCGAAATCGTCCGCAACGGTTACTACTCGATTCGAAACCTGAGCCTCGATATCGACCTGCTGATGACCGGCGGGATTCTCGGTGCGCTCGCGGTCAACCTCCCGTTTGAGGCTGCCACGCTGGCGGTACTGTTCAGCGTCGCTGAACTGCTTGAACGCTACTCGATGGACCGAGCGAGGGGTTCGCTCCGGGAACTGATAGAACTCTCGCCGGAGACCGCAACCGTCCTCGAAAACGGCGAGGAACGCGTTGTCCCGGCCGACGAAGTCGCTGTCGGCGACCGTGTGGTCGTGAGACCGGGCGAGAAAATCCCCGTCGACGGGATCATCCAAGAGGGCCAAAGCGCCATCGATGAGTCACCGATCACCGGCGAGAGCGTTCCCGCCGACAAGAGCGCCGGCGACGAAGTGTATGCTGGAAGCCTCACGGAGGGTGGCTATCTCGAAATCGAGACGACCGCACCCGCCGACGAGTCGACCATCGCCCGCGTGATCGAACTCGTGGAGGCCGCCGAGGGCAAGCAGACCGACACCGAACAGTTCGTCGACCGCTTTGCGGCGGTCTACACCCCGATTGTCGTCGTCGCCGCGTTGGCGACAATGGCGATCCCACCCCTCGTGTTCGGCGGGCCGTTCACCCAATGGTTCGTTCGCGGACTCACGCTGCTGGTGATCGCCTGTCCCTGCGCGTTCGTTATCTCGACGCCAGTCTCGGTCGTTTCGGGGCTGACGAGCGCAGCCCGCAACGGGGTCCTAATAAAAGGCGGAACGCATCTCGAAGCCATGGGTGAGGTCGAAGCGGTCGCGGTCGACAAAACCGGGACGCTCACCACGGGCGACCTCGGCGTGACCGACGTGATTGCGCTCAACGGCAACAGCGACACAGACGTGTTGGCCTGCGCCGGAGCCATCGAGGCCCGAAGCGAGCATCCGATCTCCGATGCCATCGTCGACCACGCCAACCGCCTCGTTGGAGACCAAACCGGCCGGAAAGTGACGAATTTCGAGGCGATCACAGGCGAGGGTGTCCGTGCAGATCTCGATGGAACCACTCACTACGCTGGGAAACCTGCACTGTTTGCTGATCTCGGGTTTGATCTCGAACACGCCCACCTCGAAACCGATGGCGGCCTCACAGAACACGAAGAGGAAGCTACGCTGCAGGACGAACTCTCATCCTGCGACCACGGAAGCTACGTCGACCTCGTCTCGGAGACGATTCCCCGACTCCAAGCCGAGGGCAAAACGGTCGTCCTCGTCGGTACCGAAGACGAGTTGGAGGGCGTCATTGCGATTGCGGATACGGTGCGCCCGGAGGCCGCGTGGGCCGTCGACCGGCTTAAAAAGGCGGGTATCGAGCGGGTCGTCATGCTGACCGGTGACAACGATCGCACGGCGCAGGCGATTGGCCGCGAGGTCGGCGTCGACGAGGTGCGGGCAGATCTCCTGCCCGAGCAGAAAGTAGAGGCGGTCCGTGAACTGCGGGAAGCCCACGAGGGCGGCGTGGCGATGGTCGGCGACGGGATCAACGACGCCCCGGCGTTGGCGACTGCGTCGGTCGGGATTGCGATGGGTGCGGCCGGGACCGATGCCGCCTTAGAGACCGCCGACATCGCGCTGATGGCCGACGACCTGACGCGGCTGCCGTACCTCTATGAGCTGTCGACGACTGCCAGCGGCGTCATCAGACAGAACATCTGGTCGAGCCTCGGCGTGAAACTCCTGCTCGCGGTCGGCGCACCGCTGGGGTATGTCTCGGTACTGATGGCGATTGTCATCGGTGACATGGGAATGAGCCTCGGCGTCACCGGCAACGCGATGCGACTGGCCGGCGTCGAACCCGAAGAGCCGGAGTCGACGGCCACCGGATAG
- a CDS encoding DUF367 family protein: MDLHIRYEGDDDPQKCTARKLSKFDLAELHRNHRATPYGIVLNPHADQALSPVDRSVASDGALVALDCSWESAGEAQFSLAGDHRALPYLVAANPVNFGRPMQLTTVEALAAALCIFGEREQAEAILSKFTWGETFLELNDEPLRRYADCEDSTEIVAVQQEYLDR, translated from the coding sequence GTGGACCTGCATATCCGGTACGAGGGCGACGACGACCCACAGAAATGTACGGCCCGAAAGCTGTCGAAGTTCGACCTCGCCGAACTCCACCGTAACCACCGGGCCACACCCTATGGGATCGTCCTCAACCCGCATGCCGACCAGGCGCTCTCGCCGGTCGACCGCTCGGTTGCCAGCGACGGCGCACTCGTCGCCTTAGACTGTTCGTGGGAATCGGCGGGCGAGGCCCAATTTTCCTTGGCTGGCGACCACCGCGCGCTGCCGTATCTGGTCGCCGCGAACCCCGTGAACTTCGGTCGACCGATGCAACTCACAACTGTCGAAGCACTGGCCGCGGCCCTCTGTATTTTCGGCGAGCGCGAGCAGGCCGAAGCAATTCTGTCGAAGTTCACGTGGGGCGAGACGTTCCTCGAACTTAACGACGAACCGCTCCGCCGGTATGCCGACTGCGAGGACTCGACCGAGATCGTCGCCGTTCAGCAGGAGTATCTCGACCGGTAA
- a CDS encoding nuclear transport factor 2 family protein has protein sequence MDQSTLVSEYYRCLDEDEYETLRSILHPEFVQHRPDRSFDGREAFVEFMQSGRPQTETTHSVQNLLESTASLAAYGRLFDADDTELFSFIDVFRFDGTGRILAVDTFS, from the coding sequence ATGGACCAGTCGACGCTTGTTTCTGAATACTATCGGTGTCTCGATGAAGATGAGTACGAAACCCTGCGGTCGATTCTCCATCCCGAGTTCGTCCAGCACCGCCCCGACCGGAGTTTCGACGGTCGCGAGGCGTTCGTCGAGTTCATGCAGTCAGGTCGACCGCAAACCGAAACGACACACAGCGTCCAAAATCTCCTCGAATCGACTGCGAGCCTCGCGGCCTACGGTCGCCTGTTCGATGCCGACGACACTGAACTATTCTCGTTCATCGACGTCTTCCGCTTCGACGGTACCGGTCGGATTCTCGCGGTCGACACGTTCTCGTAG
- a CDS encoding IS630-like element ISHli10 family transposase (programmed frameshift) produces the protein MAHLEETGLDELHKALEEVEGKRPAQRLLTAIAYKNGISQTELAEWNDTGRRTIYSWLKRLNTDEPLSEAVTDDHRSGRNRKLSDKHLEKFRETVRDPPAEAGYDEPAWTTSLARHHLKETYDVEYSIPSCRRLLKEAGLSYQKPRPSNAKAEPEDREEFDETLKKNRRELDATVVCIDQKKTSVNGDSTQAWFRRNSRPSVELSGLRDWTCLLGAVTDDGRSFFSRFPEYVTAEHAKHFILAVYDEFEEDLIVVLDGASYFRASAVTELAERDGLEFVRLPAYRPDLNPVEECWRQLESALGNRYFESMNELTTTIDAALHQLSLPEVSNYI, from the exons ATGGCACACCTCGAAGAGACCGGGCTCGACGAACTCCATAAAGCACTCGAAGAAGTCGAGGGGAAACGACCGGCACAACGGCTATTAACGGCAATTGCGTACAAAAACGGGATTAGCCAAACCGAGCTTGCAGAATGGAACGACACGGGCCGGCGAACGATCTACAGTTGGCTCAAACGACTCAATACAGATGAACCGCTTTCGGAAGCAGTTACAGATGATCATCGTTCTGGTAGAAATCGAAAATTATCGGATAAACATCTCGAAAAATTTCGTGAAACCGTCCGAGATCCTCCGGCTGAAGCTGGATACGATGAACCAGCTTGGACAACATCACTTGCCCGGCACCATCTCAAGGAAACCTACGACGTCGAGTACTCGATTCCGAGCTGTCGGCGCCTCCTCAAGGAAGCGGGTCTTAGCTATCAGAAACCGCGGCCGTCGAACGCCAAAGCCGAGCCGGAAGACCGCGAGGAGTTCGACGAAACCCTCA AAAAAAACCGCCGGGAGCTGGACGCTACAGTCGTCTGTATCGATCAGAAGAAGACATCGGTGAATGGCGATTCAACGCAGGCCTGGTTTCGACGAAATTCACGGCCTAGCGTCGAACTATCAGGCCTTCGAGACTGGACGTGTTTACTTGGTGCTGTCACTGACGATGGCCGGTCGTTTTTCTCACGATTTCCTGAATATGTGACCGCCGAACACGCCAAACATTTCATTTTAGCAGTATATGATGAATTCGAAGAGGATTTGATCGTTGTACTGGATGGAGCGTCGTACTTTCGGGCGTCGGCCGTCACCGAACTTGCGGAGCGTGATGGACTCGAATTCGTTCGATTGCCGGCGTATCGTCCTGACCTTAATCCGGTCGAAGAGTGCTGGAGACAGCTCGAATCGGCGTTGGGCAATCGCTACTTCGAGTCAATGAATGAACTCACGACCACCATCGATGCCGCCCTCCATCAACTAAGCCTACCTGAAGTGAGTAATTATATCTAA